TACTCCAATGTTGGAATGATCATTTTAGCACTAGTAGTTACCGTCTATCTAATTGAAACAGTTAGTGAACATTTTAGAAAGAAGTTAATATAAAGCTTTTTCGTAAACTTTGTTCAATGCCTAGTTTGTAAAGTAACAATTTTTGTGAAAAAAGCTTAATATAAAGGAGTTAGTACGAGCTATGACAACATTAGAAAGGCAGTTGCATGCTGCGCCAAGGCATCACCGTTATGTGTTAACCGTAACATTCATCGTCATGATCCTTTTTACGTGGTCAGTGACCGCAATTAGCTTTAAAAGTGTAGATGAGACTGGTCTTAAGATCGCCTCTAATATTTTTAAGGGGCTCCTCAATCCAGATCTAAATTTATTATTTAATTTCTCAACTCAAAGTGTCCCTTATTTGCTAGTAGAAACTGTCGCGATCGCTTTTCTAGGAACGATCGTCGGCGCTATTTTAGCTATCCCATTAGCCTTTTTGGCAGCTACAAATATCGTACCTAGACCAGTTTCCTGGGTAACGAGACTTTTACTTATTTTTATTCGAACGATCCCTGCACTAGTTTATGGGTTAATGTTTATACGTGTAACAGGTCCAGGACCTTTTGCAGGTGTTTTAACAATCGGTATATCATCTATAGGTATGCTTTCGAAGCTATATGTTGACTCAATTGAAGAGATCGATACAAAAGTGTTAGAGTCAATGACTTCGATTGGATGTACAACGTTTGAGAAAATTCGTTACGGCATTATCCCACAACTATTATCGATATTCATGTCAATCATGATCTACCGTTTTGATATGAATATGCGTGATGCTTCTGTTCTTGGTTTAGTTGGTGCAGGAGGAATTGGGGCACCTCTTATCTTCGCAATGAGAGGGTATAAGTGGGATCAAGTAGGATCGATTTTGATTGGATTGGTTATTCTCATTTTAATCATTGAGTTAGTCTCTAATAAACTTCGATCAAAGTTAGTAAAAGGGTAATGCTCTGACGAACTCTAGATGAAAATTTAGAGTTCGTTTTTATTTTAATAATTTTAGCTTCACTAGTTTTTTGTCGACCTTTAGTAAAATAACTTTGTATTTCCGCTCTAGCAGATTAAAATAGATGTAGAATGGAGCTTTTAGCCTAACGCTTAGTATATGGGTTTCAATAGGGGGAGTATTATAGTGTATAAAAAGGTCTTAAAGATTGGTTCAATTATTATCATGCTATTTGTAATTATTTACTTAGGTAGTCTAATAAGTTGGGTGTTCAGACCTCTTGTCGTTTTCGTACAGACTTTATTTCTTCCAATACTTTTAGCGGGAATTATGTATTACCTATTTAGACCGCTAGTGACCTTGTTGAGTAAAAAGATGCCAAGGGCTTTGGCCATCTTGTTATTATATGTTGGTTTAATTGCGCTGGGAATAGGAGTAATTTCTTTCATTGGTCCAGAATTGCAGAAGCAGTTTACGAATTTAATTGTCAGTATGCCTGTCATCATTGCTGAACTCCAGTTGTTAATTACCAATTTGCAGCAAAATGAACTAGTCGTAAGATTTGGCCTATCAGAAGTATTTTCCATTGAAGATTATATTGAACAAATTGGACTCGTGGTTGGGGGTCTAGTTGGAGATATATTTACTAGAAGTGTAGGGATCATCGGTACAGTATTTAGCGCTTTGTTATTACTATTTATCGTTCCTTTCATCCTTTTTTATCTGTTAAAAGAGGGAGAAAGACTTCCGAAGTACTTCCTGAAATTTTTTGCTGAGGATAAACAGGATGAGATTAAGCCTATCCTTACGAATATGGATAAGACATTAAGTAGTTACATACAAGGGGTCTTAATTGTTTGTTCGTTTATCGGAGTTCTTTACTACATCGGTTTTACGAGTATTGGCTTAGAGTATGCACTTGTTCTAGCGATTTTTGGAATGATCACAAATGTCATTCCGTATCTCGGTCCTTGGATTGGAGCAATCCCATCAGTAACCGTTGCTTTGCTTCATTCTCCGATGATGGCATTGTTTGTGTTAATCATTGTTGTTGTTATTCAACAAATTGAAAGTATCTTTGTTCAACCACAAATTATTGGTAAAAAGATGTCACTTCATCCAGTGACGGTTATGGCACTAGTGTTAGTCGCAGGACGTTTCATCGGTATTGTAGGAATGATCCTAGTGATCCCGATTTATGCGATCGGTAAGGTAATTGTCACTCATCTATATAGATTGTGGAAGGTAAAAGAAGAAGGCAAAAGAAATGATATGAACGAGAGCGTTTAGAGACGCTCTCGTTTTTAATTTACACAGAGCCCCAATAACTCTTCGTGACATTTGGTAAGTGTAAAATTCCATCTTTTTGATAGAAATCAAAGAGGTTACTAAACTCTTCTAGAAATTGTGGATATAATGGATCACCTTCTTTCAGGGCGTAGGAGGCTGAAAGGTGACGCCCAATAAAACTTGATTTGTCATAAAGTAATGGGAAATCATAGCTGTTATAGGAGTAGTCTGTAGTGAAAAAATTATTATACACATCAAGATCTTCTTCAATTCCGTTTGAAAACCCACGAAAGTCGCTACAATATTTTTTGAATATCGAAATAATCTCCTTGGAAACGTCTGAATGAATGTCTCGATTATTGAACACGATGAAAACCTTTCCTCCGGGTTTTAAAATTCTCTGGCATTCTTTTTTAAACTTCCCCTGGTTAAACCAATGAAAGGCTTGGGCAACCGTAATAATATCAATGCTGTTAGCTTCTAGTGTTGTATTCTCTGCCGTTCCATTAATGGAAGTGAAACGAGTATATTCATTTAACTCACTTTTCGCAACATCGCGCATTTCTTCGTTTGGCTCAACAGCAACTACTTGTAACTGAAATTTTAATAGCTTCTTAGAGAAGATACCGGTTCCGGAGCCGATATCTGCAATGAGCGAGTTCTTGTTTAGATGAAACTCCTCAATTATATCTTTAATGAGTTGGTCTGGATAATCGGGTCGGTACAGAGAATAGATGCCTGCTTTTCCGTTAAATTTATGAGTGTTGTCCATAGTATCACTCCCTCTAGCTGTATCTTACAGTAAAATATCCAGTGTCTGATATTAATGGCCCTAATATTTACAAACTCTTAATGTATTATTGATAACTTTACAATCTAAGTAATTTTTTAACAATTCTCATAGTATCTTAACGCCTACTTAGTACAGCCTTAACATTAGCGGTGTAAAGTTTTAATTGTAGAAACAATACATAATAAATTAACGATTGACACTATTAGGAGGAGAAAATTGTATGAAGTTTTTTGGATGGAAGTTTCTGAGTTCGGTAGTTTTAAGTGCTGCTCTTTTAGTTGGCTGTGGTGGTCAGGAAACGACAAAGACACAAACTAGCAATACGACTGTTGCTGGCGAGACAGTTGATGAGAGAGCTGATTGGCCGAAAAAAGTTAGATTTGCAGTAACTGGTATTGATGGGATGGAAGAATTACAAAGGAATTATGGTGCCTTTCGAGATATAATTCAGGATTTAATGGGGGTTGAGTTTGAATTTTTTGCTTTATCAGATCGTACAATTGTCACAACTGCAATGGAATATGACCAAGTCGACATGGTGTTATCTGGTCCATCTGAATACGTTCTTACGAAATCAGCTGTACCTGGTGCTGAGCCATTGGCGGCTATTGAGCGTGACCAATACCACACAGTTTTTATCGTAGCAGAAGATAGTAAGTATCAGACGTTAGAAGATTTAAAGGGTGCCAAGATTGCGATGAAGGAAGCAGGATCTACGTCAGGACATATTGGGCCAAGCTCAATCTTAATTGATCACGGATTTAACTTAGATAGGGATGTAAATATCCTTTTACTAGGTGGTGCTTCTGTTGAAGCGTTAAAATCTGGTGAAGTAGATGCAATTGGTGATGGTATCCGTGTCTACAATAAAATGGTTGAAGAAGATGGTGAAGGTAAATGGAGATTGTTACATGAAGGACCTCCACTTCCTCAAGATCCTTTCGTAGCATCACCAAAATTACCTGAAAGCTTTAAAGCAGAGTTCCGCCGAATCCTATTTGAATACGAGGAAGATATCTTAAATGCCATCTTAGCTAGCGAAGACAATAAAAAATATAACAAAGCGAGTATCGTGGAAATTTCAGATGCTGATTATGACTTAATGAGAAAAACATACAGCATTTTAGGCATTGACTTATAAGAAGGATAGGAGGGGTACTATGATTTCTCTAAAAGTAGAGAATATTTCAAAGATCTATCCCGACGGAACAAAAGCTTTAAATAATGTTAGCTTTACTGTAGAACCAGGAGAAGCCGTTGTGTTATTAGGACACAATGGCTCTGGTAAATCTACGTTGTTCCGTTGTATTACTAGCTTTGAAAAGCCGTCAGAAGGAAGTATTTTCATAGATAAAACGAACATTATTGGTCTCAGTCAAGGGCAGTTACGACCAATCCGAAAAAAAGTGGGAATGGTTTTCCAACACTTTCATTTAATTAATAATCTGTCTGTGTTTCAAAATGTGTTGTTTGGAGCTCTTGGATCTGTAAAATATTCTTTTCAAGCATTCGCACCAGTAGCTTCTCCAGAACTACGCGAGAAGGCTATGGAGTGTTTACATAGGGTTGGTTTAAGTCATTTGGCAAAACGCAGAGCGGATCAACTATCTGGTGGGCAACAGCAACGCGTTGCAATTGCTCGGATGTTGCTTCAGGACCCTGAGGTTGTTTTAGCGGATGAGCCAATTGCAAGCTTAGATCCCAAAGCAGGGAGAGAAGTCATGGACTTGCTGTGGGATGTAGTAGAAGAGCGAGGATTATCGGTCATTAGTATTTTGCATCAAATGGATATTGCCAAGGAATATGGTGATAGAATTATTGCCTTAAAAAGTGGAAATGTCGTAATGGACGATAAAATCAAAAATATTAGTGAAGACTTTTTACAGGATTTATACCAACACGATGTAGATATGGACTTAGTCCAAGAAACTATTACGGAGAAAGGTGCGTAACCAAGTATGAGTGAACCAGCCAAAAGGTTAGACAAAAATCAAAATCTTAATCAACATATGCCGCCTCGTTGGAAGAACCCATCGATCTTAACTTGGTTACTTTCTGTCGTTTGTATTGCCTTTATTATCTCAGGATTATCTAGTGCCAATATCACAGTGGACCGTTTATTAGGTGGAGTAGTTAATATGGGAAAATTTATCGGCAACGCCTTTCCTCCTGATACTACGAGAACGTCAACCATTTTCGCTAGAATCGTAGAAA
This window of the Anaerobacillus alkaliphilus genome carries:
- a CDS encoding class I SAM-dependent methyltransferase; the encoded protein is MDNTHKFNGKAGIYSLYRPDYPDQLIKDIIEEFHLNKNSLIADIGSGTGIFSKKLLKFQLQVVAVEPNEEMRDVAKSELNEYTRFTSINGTAENTTLEANSIDIITVAQAFHWFNQGKFKKECQRILKPGGKVFIVFNNRDIHSDVSKEIISIFKKYCSDFRGFSNGIEEDLDVYNNFFTTDYSYNSYDFPLLYDKSSFIGRHLSASYALKEGDPLYPQFLEEFSNLFDFYQKDGILHLPNVTKSYWGSV
- the phnC gene encoding phosphonate ABC transporter ATP-binding protein; the encoded protein is MISLKVENISKIYPDGTKALNNVSFTVEPGEAVVLLGHNGSGKSTLFRCITSFEKPSEGSIFIDKTNIIGLSQGQLRPIRKKVGMVFQHFHLINNLSVFQNVLFGALGSVKYSFQAFAPVASPELREKAMECLHRVGLSHLAKRRADQLSGGQQQRVAIARMLLQDPEVVLADEPIASLDPKAGREVMDLLWDVVEERGLSVISILHQMDIAKEYGDRIIALKSGNVVMDDKIKNISEDFLQDLYQHDVDMDLVQETITEKGA
- the phnE gene encoding phosphonate ABC transporter, permease protein PhnE, giving the protein MTTLERQLHAAPRHHRYVLTVTFIVMILFTWSVTAISFKSVDETGLKIASNIFKGLLNPDLNLLFNFSTQSVPYLLVETVAIAFLGTIVGAILAIPLAFLAATNIVPRPVSWVTRLLLIFIRTIPALVYGLMFIRVTGPGPFAGVLTIGISSIGMLSKLYVDSIEEIDTKVLESMTSIGCTTFEKIRYGIIPQLLSIFMSIMIYRFDMNMRDASVLGLVGAGGIGAPLIFAMRGYKWDQVGSILIGLVILILIIELVSNKLRSKLVKG
- a CDS encoding AI-2E family transporter codes for the protein MYKKVLKIGSIIIMLFVIIYLGSLISWVFRPLVVFVQTLFLPILLAGIMYYLFRPLVTLLSKKMPRALAILLLYVGLIALGIGVISFIGPELQKQFTNLIVSMPVIIAELQLLITNLQQNELVVRFGLSEVFSIEDYIEQIGLVVGGLVGDIFTRSVGIIGTVFSALLLLFIVPFILFYLLKEGERLPKYFLKFFAEDKQDEIKPILTNMDKTLSSYIQGVLIVCSFIGVLYYIGFTSIGLEYALVLAIFGMITNVIPYLGPWIGAIPSVTVALLHSPMMALFVLIIVVVIQQIESIFVQPQIIGKKMSLHPVTVMALVLVAGRFIGIVGMILVIPIYAIGKVIVTHLYRLWKVKEEGKRNDMNESV
- a CDS encoding PhnD/SsuA/transferrin family substrate-binding protein, translating into MKFFGWKFLSSVVLSAALLVGCGGQETTKTQTSNTTVAGETVDERADWPKKVRFAVTGIDGMEELQRNYGAFRDIIQDLMGVEFEFFALSDRTIVTTAMEYDQVDMVLSGPSEYVLTKSAVPGAEPLAAIERDQYHTVFIVAEDSKYQTLEDLKGAKIAMKEAGSTSGHIGPSSILIDHGFNLDRDVNILLLGGASVEALKSGEVDAIGDGIRVYNKMVEEDGEGKWRLLHEGPPLPQDPFVASPKLPESFKAEFRRILFEYEEDILNAILASEDNKKYNKASIVEISDADYDLMRKTYSILGIDL